From the Leptolyngbya sp. 'hensonii' genome, the window CCAATTGCGTTGGAGGAAGGCACAACCGCACCAGAGATGATGTTGTTGCCATACAGAAGAGAGCCAGCTACAGGCTCACGGATACCATCGATGTCCACCGGAGGAGCAGCGATGAAGGCGATCACGAAGCAGATGGTTGCAGTCAGCAGGGTGGGGATCATCAGAACCCCAAACCAACCTACGTACAGGCGATTCTCAGTGCTGGTGACCCAGCTACAGAAGCGCTCCCACACATTGGCGCGCTCAGCGCGTTGGAGAACAGTTGTCATGGCTATATATAAATTAGTAACAACAGAATGAATTCAGGGAGTCAGTGACTTCACCTGTTTACATATCTTAAAGTTAGTATTTTGTTTTGTAAAGCAATCTCCAATGAATTTTTCCCTGTTGTCAAAAGTCACTTATAGCCCTGCCTATACCCTTGTACCGACCTTCGAATGCTTTAACCATTGTACTTATTGCAACTTTCGAGCTGCTCCAGGACAAAGCCCCTGGTTGACTCTGGCAGAGGCTGAAGCCAGACTGAAGCCCCTACAGTCTCAGGGCGTGATTGAAATTCTCATTCTCAGTGGCGAAGTCCATCCGGCCAGTCCCCGGCGACAGGACTGGTTTCAGCACATCTACAGGCTTTGTCAGCTCGCGCTTGATTTAGGGTTTCTCCCCCATACCAATGCGGGTCCTTTAAGCTTTTCTGAGCTGGAATCATTAAGAACTGTTAACGTCTCCATGGGGTTGATGCTGGAGCAGATCACACCGATGCTTCTAGAGACTGTTCATCGACACGCCCCTAGCAAGGTGCCGGAACTGAGAGTGCAGCAGTTAGAGTGGGCTGGCCAACTGAAAATTCCTTTTACCACGGGATTGTTGTTGGGGATTGGGGAGAGCGAACAGGATCGATGTGAAACCCTGGCCACGATCGCCCAGTTGCACCAACGTTGGGGGCATATTCAGGAGGTCATTCTGCAGCCCCACAGCACTGGACAGAAGCAATCGGAAGCAGGAACGACCTTCCCGTTTGATCAGTTCCTCCGCACCATTGCGCTGGCCCGAGAAATTTTACCGGGTGATATCACCTTACAGGTTCCCCCGAATCTCATCCCTGAGCCCTCCGGAATCCTGGCTTGCCTGCAGGTTGGCGCGAGGGATCTGGGCGGCATCGGCCCGATCGATGAAGTGAACCCTGACTATCCCCATCCCCTGGGTCAAGATTTGGTCCATCAACTCAATCAAGCCGGATGGCAGTTGGTTCCACGGCTACCTATTTACCCGCAATTTGATCATTGGTTAGATCATTACATCTACCAAAGCGTTAAGGAATGGCGTGAAAAACTGACATAATCCCGATCAATATCTTTTGCTATTGATACCGATTCAATTTGGAATCGGAAGAGC encodes:
- the cofG gene encoding 7,8-didemethyl-8-hydroxy-5-deazariboflavin synthase subunit CofG, which gives rise to MNFSLLSKVTYSPAYTLVPTFECFNHCTYCNFRAAPGQSPWLTLAEAEARLKPLQSQGVIEILILSGEVHPASPRRQDWFQHIYRLCQLALDLGFLPHTNAGPLSFSELESLRTVNVSMGLMLEQITPMLLETVHRHAPSKVPELRVQQLEWAGQLKIPFTTGLLLGIGESEQDRCETLATIAQLHQRWGHIQEVILQPHSTGQKQSEAGTTFPFDQFLRTIALAREILPGDITLQVPPNLIPEPSGILACLQVGARDLGGIGPIDEVNPDYPHPLGQDLVHQLNQAGWQLVPRLPIYPQFDHWLDHYIYQSVKEWREKLT